The Rhopalosiphum maidis isolate BTI-1 chromosome 4, ASM367621v3, whole genome shotgun sequence region acaaaacaaaatagataccttaaattaaaatgtatgttcataattataatgtataaccgAAGTTATTATAGACTTAGGAAAGTTTACACGTGCTCTTCAGGTagtactaaatactaaatactgaAGTTGACCTGGAAGAGTTTACAGGTCATTAAAATCGAGAAAGTTAACAATCGCCCTCCtacatgtaggtatattgtataatgtatatacgatataagtatctttatataatacataattgttaatacttttttccttattcattttttaggcATTCAACCGCAAAAACTTCCTCGGACTTCTAAAGCTGTATTtgaggtatatattatatatattatacattattaatatatttatttaagtattttcaaCGCTACACGTGTAGCGCCAAAGTTCCTAATTTCAGGAAAAAGTTTCATGAATGTCCTTAgacttaatgttttattgtattcaatatataatagtatgtatattatagttgccTAGAGAAGATTTGAGTGAAGCTGAACTTCATGGAAAATCGACTTCCGATAGAACCAAACGCCGTGTTGCCCACGAGGCGTGGTTTCCTCTACCGGTTATCAATAAGCCGATAGCGCCAAGTAGGCAGGTGGTTGCTCAGccgaaacagaaaaaaaagaatgttATAATGAAGagagtatgtatattattataaatgatatatcaaTGTAAAGCGCacgatttattatacatatttaatctacgtatgtttattgtttatacattaaataatacatttaatgaccagattaagaataatattattacattgtacctacctatataggttatgtataatatataattttattatgtcttatatgtaaacaaaacaattcctattgtacattgtacttgcaataattgattattttttaaaaataatatttaaaaaaaatacatttatctcTCAgctcaaaatctaataataagtttctaatgtttctataatacctatgatgttaaaatatttcgtttattattaaataatcaggCTTTTCGTGTTTATCGATTTGTcagttatattactatatagtgtTACATTTACTTTAACTTATTCCTCGCTTTaagataaaacatattaaatattattttagtcccCAAAACAAGTCaagtagtaatttttaaaatttactaggttaagtaaatatatttttaaataatttctcgtcaatacgtttaaattatagaaaaatataaaagttatattttcctGTGGTCGGTATACGACACTGAGTCACTGTCTCGTTTCAAGatgcttattaaataataaacagtacctatttttgttattaatttatttttattggtacctatattatcgtCTGTTCTGACTATTAGAGTTTATAGGCACATTTCTACATTGTTATTTACTTACGATAATGCAACAAGTACCTACACCGGTTATACCTTtagtaacattaatattactaatagttaatatatatttaatgtgttactatatagatataataataataaaaaaaaaatgtaaatagtgaccaataaataaaaataaactatagctACCTATagttttcgataaaaataaatcatttattttttatttttagagtttCTCGCGTATAAAGCCCTGCCAAGTAAGACAAATTAACGAAACAGTTGTTTTGAACTCAGGAGCCATACATAGCAAGTCGTCAAGTTCTGGTATATAAgtagcaataataaataataatacgtaattaatttaatatgagatAACAATCAAAGAAATTGGGAAAACCTTACGGCTTAAGTCATTAACTGTATAGTACCTAGCTTTCAAGTTCGAGTAGGTATAGGCAACTCATTATTGAGTAAGTCTATTAGACACaaatcacttaaaaatattagaatgacAGCATTAAGcacattttataagaaaacagATCCGCGAGTTTGTCTCTCATTATAATCCTGAATTATCATGATATCGTCTtcgttatatttgaataatttgatatctctattaatagaataaagttaaatttaaatttaaataatttatagcatagtacgtaaaataaaatatttttatttattaaaacttaaataataactaataattaataaaggtaggtaatatactataaatttaaccaCAACGTACATACGTCACACATGTCTCCagcgtatttattttaagtagtttGAAAAACTGGTTTCACGTAATATTCCggattctgagcggagcaatgaatgtattgattttacaatgatgtgattttttttttgtaggtgTCTGTGTACAcgtattaagtatttagtaGATACCTAGtcaaaatgtttcaatttttaactttgacaATAGTTTTCGattaaattgatttgattcctctatttcattataatttgaaatttttaccaaGCGTTATATTGTCATTTTCTAAAGTACCTTTTAcccagaattttttttcggtGGGGGTGGAAGGAGACACTtaactattttcaaatttttgcaATGCTAGAAtacttatttatcatttaatacgaCTCCTttgattataaagtatttattatttactatttacccTATCCACTCAGATGTTCAATAAAGCGGTTACTCACTTAACTaggtcttttttttattatttatttctcttaattattttgcaaattttttacttttcacttaaaatattggttttaattatcgctaaacaaaaacttaataattgctTCTACTATAAAATTTGTCTTCAGATACATgcatttttttcaagtttgtactaatcattaatcattggtttagtttacaaattaaaaatgattacctTGATGAAGTTTTAGTACACtgataaaaaactatatatttgagtaaaataatCACACCTAATATTccccatttatattattccaaGTGCATTTGGTAAGTACTTATGTGTTATGTGGGTTATCATAAATTAGTTTAGGTGATAGCCTTTAGCCAATaggtaaaatatagtataatatagtttttttggttataTGTTATGCGTACATTTTTTgagcattatttaaatttattgacattttaagagtaattatgttttaattaataatatattataaaggtatataatataagtatacattgatacctaattatgaattaaaaataatacatctagacaaaaattttctatttttaaaaaatgttgttaatttgtattttttttgttctaggAATTGATAATAGAGTTAAAGCTAACAAGAGAAAATTGGAAGACTTTGATTATAGTGAACTGatgaaaaaaaagcaaaaaaaaagttatgttgacaaatcaaaaaataaagatgcaaaaaaagaaaaaaaatcatgccCACGTAAAGGTAGATACATAGAAATTTGTTCCTAAAATTCCCACGATAtctgtaaaaacaattttcaatttgcgAATTTGTTAGATtcctaaaatgaaataatgtgAAACTCTAAATTGGATTATTATGCAAATACATGTTGAATATTGgtgtaaaaataactttataatttcacatagttattttttaagtttgggtgaatgttttaaaaaacatccAAACTATGCAAATATAGGTagaacaaaatgtttttttttcattggtttttaaaatatttatgccactatcagtaataatattttagtacaaatattatgtaaaatataatttatatttttttaggtttagCTTAATGtggacacaaaaaaaaaattgttggccCAAAAGCATCAAAAACTGAATAATCaggcattaattaatattaatgtgttcaaataatattactccATCAGACCTATGTATTAGttggatattatttaagtatttgtttatacaaaaaaatgttaatttattgttaattaaattatttatatgttgcatatgtgtacattttattctattctGCCAGATATATTTAGACAAGTATCAGTATTTCTCTAATTACCAGTGTGACTAAGCTAAACGGTcagcattaaatattatattatacaaaaagcaaatttaaatgtgtacTTTAGGAGCTATTGAATAGGTAGTTACAGtggcaaaaaaataatattttagtgtctttttattacatttttattgagtgtaagaaaaaaaaaataatcaagatTTTTATAGAAGAAATCTAAGAGTATCAATACGTatcaatacaaaaaacaaacaatcaaAAGGACAAGATATATGATATGCTATATCCCAGCGATACATCAGATTCAGGCCTAGATACAAGTCCGTAGAAAACTTGTGTTTTGAtacatatcaatttttttttttaaatcttataacgTTTAATGTGagatcaaaatatttcagtgATTAACTAAGTAGTACATTTTTTAGCTaactagataataaataacaataaagccataaatttattattccctaagtttaaaaaaaacaattttatttaattacttttttaacataaacctTTCTGAaactaaatagttaatatgagatttgtttttcataatgTTTGCTTTACAGTAATCCATCATTTCCAATTCATCTTTAACTTCAGTATTCAGTTTTTCCAATAAGATAACCATTGgcttaattttttcttcagCTATTCtgttataatgatattcaatcagttaataataataaaattaatttttaaatttactgtttAGTTTACCGCTGTTGTATATCAAGCTTTTCATTAGttttttcagtaaaatttTTCCAGTAGTTCAATTCTCGATTCATTTGATCAATATTTTCTTGCATATTGTTGATAAGTTTACTTAATGGATTTGCAGATTTTGTTATGTCTTGAATAAATTGCCTGATTGTATCCATTTCTTTAGTTAACATCTCTTGATCCTTAGCACTTTTTCCTTCCCattcctaaaataaaaaagttaaaatgatttttttttatgtataagaacatgaaaaaagaattatgttataattttaaaattttaacttactatttttgaagagtctgtcttttttttagtattaaattctatttgtGTTTGAAGTATTTGTGATACAAGATGCCCTTGTCCATCTTCCTAAATGCAGTATaaattcaagtatttttagaaaatttatttgccataattataaaaatagtcatGTTACCTGGGTATAAGAATCATAATTTGACTTATTATCGTTTAGTACTTCaattgtaacaatattatcatcaatgtcatttattttatcatcgttttttgaaaaaaaattgtctgaaTGTTTGGGAAtcctaaaatgtaataaaagttcttcattacaataaactatatttaactaatttaaatgtaattatttactcTGCATATGTATTTGATTGAGGACGACGATTTGGTGCTGGTGGTCTTGAGCTTTTGGGCCTTAATGGTTTACTAATATCATGCGTTTCACTTAATTTCCGAAGTGAATTCTCTTCTGAGTTAGTTTTTTCTAATgattcagtattttttttttctaatttagaTTTGAATGttgattgtaatttgttttcattgaGTTCTCTAAatcatacattaatattataatagctagataaatataatgtaaaggtTTCTAAATTACTCAGTTTTAATAGAACTATCCacaatattctttatttcttCATCAACTGGTTTTACAGTGAATTCTCCAACAGGTTTTGTTGTTGTATCCATCTCTATAATAATGGATTCATCGTTTTTAACTACTGATGATTCCATACTATcagatttttgtatttttttttgggaaccatgatcaatattttctttaacttttttttctattgattTGGTTTTTTCtgacagttttattttattttgattaatttttgtagtttctggttttttagtttttgtattaGTAGAACTTTGTTCCTTAACTTCTTTATtctagatataaaaatatgttatggtaggtaataatagttattatagttataatcatAGGCTCAACTAGGAGAAGAAAGTTATTACAAGAAGTTATTACCACTAAACGTTAAAGATTCTAGCTTCTGACTTTTTCACTGGTTAGTGATTAAGGTACTTTCCTATTATACAAGACTACTTTGTTCTTTGACAACATCACAATTCTGTTATATGAGACCTCGACTATTTTTGTGACTACCACCCAAGACTATCTATGTTATTGCGACTACCACAATTATCTGAACAATATCTATGCCCTGTGTTTTAGTGTCGTAATTCACAAttgttatatctattatattattataaatatacatctatcattaaatatattattagtttttgtaaTCTGATGTTTCTCAGGTGACACAAAGTAGACTGTTTTGCAGTAATTTCACAGTAGTCTAGTCTAATGAAAGTTGTGGTGTTTgccgtttaattaattttgatatggaCGTGTGGTCTCTATCTAACCGTATACTAAGTGTGGCGTGCgtcgtgtaaaatatattataaatgattactgggtatttaaatattttctttatttctctttttttatatatataatttgaatgtgACCATCTCCACAATAtctatagattaaaaaaaatatatcagagaattaaatatgattaaattgttaagaGGACGTTGTACATGCAAATGCAATATcctcttaataaaaataaaaataaagtagtctgtaataataaaaaagtgacAAATTTTGGtagtcttattttattttgtagtggTAGTCTCGTATAACAGGAAAGTACTGTGATTAATATCCCAATGTCTATAATACTAgaataccaaaaaatatttgtctagTTGCgccgataattattaataaaaagatttattttacttttgtttcTATTCCAAAAACAATTGCTATTAGTAACTCTAAAGTCTTTGTTACTTCAAGTCCTGCAACAATTTTAGAGGGTCTTGctgatattgttttatttgttgttgATTCTGAAAGCAATGTGAAAAGATGTTCAAAActcaaaagtatttttaaaatattaagtaggttttaatgtaattactaTATGGTACCCAAATTTGatgaaattacttaaaattttaatttttcttatataactTACGGATGGCAGTTAtaagtttttctaaaaatttgatCTTAGTTTCTTTTGTAGTAACATTTGTAGATATCATTTCTTCATCAGTAAAAACACCTGTTAAATAACCAGTGCTCTGGATgacctaaaaaattaaaacaatctattaagatttttaatatatttcaaatttgtcaataatggtcattaaattattatatcaaaaaaaaatgcattatgtattgtatacgtagttttaatttccataacactaaatattagtaatgaaAGAAGTAGAATAATAACAAAgcattatacaaaatttgtaatctaaaaaattatatttaaaataatatatataaaaaaagaaaaattgttaccattcaaattataagtggttaatatattatataaattatgaataatttattatcctaaattaataaaaaatgcttaATAGAATCCATTGATATTAAACAATTCCTAACTCATAAAAAGCATGAATAATGTCTTAAATCAAGTATATCAAtgttgatcatttttttttgttaattatactaattttaataactaatacttaCATTTGTTACGATATCATGAAGAAATTTGAATGGCGGTTTATTTAGCAGTTTTTCTGTTAGCTGTggcttattaatatatttagatagaGATAATTGTACTTGTTTAACAAGTTCTTTGTTTATAGAATCAGtcatatctaataattattaatatgtatgtgtcttttaaaattgcaaactgctgaatttaaatactaattttacatgtaatattaaaacttaaaaataaaatcctataattattgtaataattgaaaatttttttataaaataataaatgatagtttgaattaatatttaatacttcataGCATAGGTCTATGCTTTATAgggatttttaattgataaaataataataatattatacttgaaaatttgataaggataagtttatttattgataaaactgTTATGACAGGGggtgtgataataataaaaat contains the following coding sequences:
- the LOC113548487 gene encoding uncharacterized protein LOC113548487, whose translation is MASNRKYQNISIQPQKLPRTSKAVFELPREDLSEAELHGKSTSDRTKRRVAHEAWFPLPVINKPIAPSRQVVAQPKQKKKNVIMKRSFSRIKPCQVRQINETVVLNSGAIHSKSSSSGIDNRVKANKRKLEDFDYSELMKKKQKKSYVDKSKNKDAKKEKKSCPRKGRYIEICS
- the LOC113552615 gene encoding TRAF3-interacting protein 1 isoform X1 — its product is MKNIINTDMTDSINKELVKQVQLSLSKYINKPQLTEKLLNKPPFKFLHDIVTNVIQSTGYLTGVFTDEEMISTNVTTKETKIKFLEKLITAIQSTTNKTISARPSKIVAGLEVTKTLELLIAIVFGIETKNKEVKEQSSTNTKTKKPETTKINQNKIKLSEKTKSIEKKVKENIDHGSQKKIQKSDSMESSVVKNDESIIIEMDTTTKPVGEFTVKPVDEEIKNIVDSSIKTEELNENKLQSTFKSKLEKKNTESLEKTNSEENSLRKLSETHDISKPLRPKSSRPPAPNRRPQSNTYAEIPKHSDNFFSKNDDKINDIDDNIVTIEVLNDNKSNYDSYTQEDGQGHLVSQILQTQIEFNTKKKTDSSKIEWEGKSAKDQEMLTKEMDTIRQFIQDITKSANPLSKLINNMQENIDQMNRELNYWKNFTEKTNEKLDIQQRIAEEKIKPMVILLEKLNTEVKDELEMMDYCKANIMKNKSHINYLVSERFMLKK
- the LOC113552615 gene encoding TRAF3-interacting protein 1 isoform X2 translates to MISTNVTTKETKIKFLEKLITAIQSTTNKTISARPSKIVAGLEVTKTLELLIAIVFGIETKNKEVKEQSSTNTKTKKPETTKINQNKIKLSEKTKSIEKKVKENIDHGSQKKIQKSDSMESSVVKNDESIIIEMDTTTKPVGEFTVKPVDEEIKNIVDSSIKTEELNENKLQSTFKSKLEKKNTESLEKTNSEENSLRKLSETHDISKPLRPKSSRPPAPNRRPQSNTYAEIPKHSDNFFSKNDDKINDIDDNIVTIEVLNDNKSNYDSYTQEDGQGHLVSQILQTQIEFNTKKKTDSSKIEWEGKSAKDQEMLTKEMDTIRQFIQDITKSANPLSKLINNMQENIDQMNRELNYWKNFTEKTNEKLDIQQRIAEEKIKPMVILLEKLNTEVKDELEMMDYCKANIMKNKSHINYLVSERFMLKK